The DNA window GCTGTTGTTTACAGCAGTGTTTTGATATTATTATTTAATTTATTACTTACTCAATTATTGCTTGCATGATTGAACTGAAAAATGTATGTAAATCATTTGAAGGGGTTGAAGTTATTAAAGATATTTCAGCTGATTTTGAACAGGGAAAAACAAATTTAATTATTGGAAGAAGCGGTTCGGGCAAAACGGTTTTATTACAATCAATTGTCGGACTTCATGAAATTGATAAAGGTGAAATAATTTTTGACAACAGGGTATTTACAAATATGAATTTTAAAGAAAAAAAAGAAATTCGTAAAGAAATTGGTATGTTATTTCAAGGGGGTGCATTATTTGATTCTGCTACAGTTGAAGAAAATGTTATTTATCCTTTGGATATGTTTACCGACAAAACCTATGAAGAAAAACTGGAACGCGCAAATATTTGTCTTAAACTTGTTAATATTGAAAATGCAAATAACAAATATCCTTCTGAAATAAGTGGAGGAATGAAAAAACGTG is part of the Bacteroidales bacterium genome and encodes:
- a CDS encoding ATP-binding cassette domain-containing protein, which translates into the protein MIELKNVCKSFEGVEVIKDISADFEQGKTNLIIGRSGSGKTVLLQSIVGLHEIDKGEIIFDNRVFTNMNFKEKKEIRKEIGMLFQGGALFDSATVEENVIYPLDMFTDKTYEEKLERANICLKLVNIENANNKYPSEISGGMKKRVAIARAIALNPKYLFCDEPNSGLDPKTAIIIDNLIKEITLELDITTIINTHDMNSVMAIGDKIIFIYDGQKWWEGTKEQILNTGNKEIDDFVFAQELFKKIKDKI